A single window of Halomicrobium zhouii DNA harbors:
- a CDS encoding ferritin-like domain-containing protein, protein MTDDRVIDLLKKAYGDEIETVMNYQTLSIVLDGIHAEEIKESLRADVQEELGHAEQIGQRLKQLDARPPGSEEFVARQETLQPPEDTTDVLSVIEGVLDAEHDAIQTYRDLIDAARDGNDPVTEDLAVTILTDEEAHRTEFRGFQKEYDD, encoded by the coding sequence ATGACGGACGACCGCGTAATCGACCTTCTCAAGAAGGCCTACGGCGACGAGATTGAGACCGTGATGAACTACCAGACGCTGTCGATCGTCCTCGACGGCATCCACGCCGAGGAGATCAAGGAGAGCCTCCGGGCCGACGTCCAGGAGGAACTCGGCCACGCCGAACAGATCGGCCAGCGGCTCAAACAGCTGGACGCGCGGCCGCCGGGTTCCGAGGAGTTCGTCGCTCGCCAGGAGACGCTCCAGCCGCCCGAAGACACCACCGACGTCCTCTCGGTCATCGAGGGCGTCCTCGACGCCGAACACGACGCCATCCAGACCTATCGGGACCTGATCGACGCGGCGAGGGACGGCAACGACCCGGTCACGGAGGACCTGGCGGTGACCATCCTCACCGACGAGGAGGCTCACCGGACGGAGTTCCGCGGGTTCCAGAAGGAGTACGACGACTGA